In Ptiloglossa arizonensis isolate GNS036 chromosome 6, iyPtiAriz1_principal, whole genome shotgun sequence, the DNA window AAATATGGACGGTTTGTACAACGCTTTAAATCTTTTACTATAAATGGTCTCGATCTATTAACGACACACTACGGGCGCAAGAACACGCGTTTAGTCTTCTTCGatctttcgtttatttcttatgATCACATTTACACAGTATGTACTCGAACATGACTTTAGATACCCTCGatcgtatttataaatataataaataatagaacgattaaaaattgattcaattatgtattcatatattgtagcagtttattaatttttattttcgtaactATCCAAAGGATGACacgattcaatttattttaatattaatgtttgaaaaataaatgattGCGTTACGATAATATTTGGTATTATAATATAAACTAGATTTATGTATAGCCTATTTTATTAAAACgtacattgtattttatttaataaagtatcATTTACGACAACGCAGCGCAACATGGTATAAGTTTCAGTATCTTACTATGTGCAAAAAGAAGTCAGGGTTTCTGAACTAGTTGCTACATCGAATAAGTGCATTTTCATCTATACTGCACTGATTCAAAAATGattggtataaaataaaaacgaaaccaGTAAACGTAAATTCAATATTAAATTAACTGTTCGTTGAAAAGTCAAATTTTAATTGACGTTTATTGATTACTTAACGATCATGTgatttatatacgtatacataatgTCCTAATcagttttttaaaattatctcTTTGATAAGAGACACAAAATCAattctattattactattattactgaaAAATGTTATGTGTCACTTATATTTATACTAGAATCATAAATTACGATAATAAAATGCAATATAtgtaaagaaattataatatttggagtaataaattcaaaagtaattaatataaaatactattaacaaaatttaatagTGAATCTAAAAGAATGAAGTAGAAGTATATCGATGTAAGCGAATAATAAGTACACCAGCAGATTTCGAAATTAGCTGAGTCATAGAGGAAAATACTTTTACTTTTAGACTTAAATGTCTAactaaaaaataatcaaaatgatATATAGTTAATAAGAATTCACAATTACAACTGAggataaaaatgaaactaaCTACTTAATATGCTCGTATCGTTAATATAATACGAAATTTGTTTGTTTGCTCATAAAGGAAAATGATTAAATCTGTAATCGTTTTTATACGACgtaatattattgtaacaaATTACTAATTATGGTAATTTAACAAAGATATTTTATAACTCTGTCTATGAATACTTAATATAGATGTACGTTGCTTCCGGTCGGTAACTGAATGATAGACGGTTATACGGTGAGTCACGAAATACTAGTAATAGaaattaaacgttgtaggtaatACGCGTAAGATACTGAGAATTATGAAATGTAAACTCGCCTATATGATAGATGAATCACAATTACATGTAATTGAAAATCAGATTTATATCCTgattaattttgataaaaaataatccTTTATCTACTAGATATTTCTTATACTGTATCTCTAACTTTAGTCAGAATGTAATTTATGTTCCATTGTTCAAAAATGTTAAGATTAAAAACAATGATTCAAATAATGCTATGTCGTTTTAACCATGAATTAAGAAGTGTAAAAGATTTCCTTTttttgcacgattacaaatctATTTTACGTAGCACTTTTGTTAGGTACATATGTGTGTAATACTTTAAacgtttttctattttaaatataatctataattaaattgatatattgttttattttcctGTTATTTTCCTTATTGATATCACGAATAAGAAATataacatacagttgtatttgGTACAAAACGTGTCGCTCACGCTCTCTAACAGTTGAAGATGGAACTATTGTTGGGTGAGAATATCGGAGTATATTGCCAATTTGCCTAATCGAACTTTGTTTTCTTGACAAACACATATTTTATAAACTGCATGATGTacaatatcaatttttattaaaaaagtgATAAATATCGTAATATGCAgtggttaaaaaaatatttatattaaaacttCCATCTGGAAGTTCAGGTTAACTCAAAGATGACTCGAGATAACAGGTTAGTTTTTGTTTATGTATTTGTGAAGTGACATAACTGATTTATTTAATGTATAAGTAAcagtatttttctttattatatttgttcATAATATTTAGGAAAAGGGGACGTAATGCAGAAGAAGAATCAAGTGAATTTATGCCATTAAGTAAACGAATCAACAACCTTCATATTAATAGCTTATCAGGCATTCCAGAGAATGTGACTGAAAATATGGATACAGACTggagtaataggaattttttaccATCTCCAAATTATTCGGACCTGTCTCAAGGATCACCATTGTACGATGGATGTAGTTCTAGCCAAAGTAGCTATACAACTGAATATAAACCAGATCTTGATGCTACTGAAAATCCTTTCTATTATGAAAGTAATAAGTTACTATTCTCTTTATATATGGAACGTGTACAAAGAACATCCGACACATTTTGATATCCCTATTTTCAGATTGTAATTACtaattataaaacatttttcattccTTATCAATAGATTTTTATTTGTGTTAAttcatttaaaatcttgacaagtACAACATTCAGAAAATTGTTAGTAACAACAGAGatgcaattatttattattctaataataatatGTAGCTCAATTGTAAACGCAaacataaaaaatatgtatttaaaatcTTGCGTCAAACAGGAGACTAGCTAGGAAGGCATAgtttacaatttatacaatttatacaattataacTGCCTTTATAATTTTAATGATTATTGGtaatttatattacattattataatgatatacaaatattatattaaatttcgGTTTTTAAGTGATTCGTCGTTGTTTaattatgttattattattaaacatgtACTACATTGCAAAGTATTTTGTGATTGCATAAGTATGGaacaattaatatttcaataacaGAGGCtgcaaaataaagaaaatacattcaacatattttattcatttttattatctccatattatattacaatgataTAACTTATTTCTAAAAAAAGAATTATGACTTTATACTACCAGTGTACACTACACAATTCATATAAAGCGCGTAATAGCATCGAAATATGGCGCCTATCGAAGTACTCTCGAAGTATCGATTCTCGACCTAACCTCACTTCAGTCTCCGCTAGGTGCGCACGGAGGTAGTGTCGCTCTGTAGTGGTAGAGGAAACGGAGTGACTGGGAGTAGGATAGAGCGACGGACAGGTGTTTTTTGcgctattataattttttttcccgAAAGTTCGCGATTTTCGTAAAACTCTAAAGGTTTCTGTTGTACCTGTAAATAGAACGATACCATAAGAATTGACTGTTTAATCGGCAAGCGCGCACGCGCCGCTTTCCCCTCGCTCTCACAATATACTCCGCGCGTAACCGCCGCCATAGTTGATATTTCTCCGATAGAATATTAATAGCGGCGTAAGTTTTTGCGgtttaacatatttttatttactgaCTGGGAAACAAGAATGCATTCGACGAAGGCGGTGAGACGAGGTCATTCAAGATAAAGCTGGAATCCGTAGGAAGAAGgagggtatctactttcacagcTCGTGGTTTTCAGGAGAGTGGCCTGGCATCGCGGCGCTTCGAGTTAACGTGTGACCACCGTCGGGTGGCTATGTACCGTTAGCTCGAATTCATTCCCCGTTGGCCGGCCCAAGATCCACGCTTACCTACCGACCGGGGCCATACTCGATCGAACTCGACTGTCGTAAACCCGGAAATGAGTGCGCGTCGTGGATCGCCGTTACCGCAGAAAAGCTGCTAGTAGTGCGCGAATTTATCAGGAGTCACGACTCGACGATTACCAGAGACACGTTCATTTGGACGTACGTCTCGTATGACGTGTGCGCCGTAAACAGTAGCCGCGGCTAGCCAGAAGAGCCGTGGCACGGCGAACGTGTACGTAGAAATGAGAAAGTTGCTACCGCCGCGGTGAAGATTGAGAACGACGCAGGCGAGCCAGCCAGGCGGACGGTCTCTGTACTACGCGAAGGTGTTCCGACGCAGCGACCAGTAGTAGCAGTACGTCGAAAGGAGTGCACAAAGGAGCCACAGCTGCTCGTGGGTAAGTAGGACACGCATTGCCTCGTGGATGATTGTCTTGTGCGTAGGGAACTCGCGTGCACCTATTATCCGGACGTGTAAACTAGTGCGGCTTGAAGGATCCCGCGGATGGTACCGCCCCGCGATCTCTTACGCGCTTTACTCCTAATACGAAACGTGCAcacgagaaaccgcgaaacagtGGCCACAGAGCACCCACCCCAAGACACTAAAATCGTCGCGGGGCCCTCGTCGTGGCTCACGGCTTGGCTCGGGCTGGCTTTGGTGGGGTGGTTGGAGGTGCGGACAGTGGTTGAGAGGCTGGTGGGGTTGGAAATTGCGTGGTGGTGGGTGCCCGCCGAGGTCTCGGAGGCCCCTCCGTGGCATCTCGCTGCCTCTAACCCGTCGAGGTGGGGGTGTAAACAACAGCCCTGCCTGTGCCTCTGTTGGCTCTACTCTGTCCTCCGTTTCGCCTCTGCCCTGCTCTCGCCTCTGCCAACTCGCCCGATCTTTTTCCTACTTCCTCTCCACGTAACGTCTCCCGATGCGCGATCGAAAGAGCACCGAAGGAAGGGAGGGACGCAGGGCGAAAGGGAGAGAGGGAATAACCGCCGAGAGAACAAAGCATCGGCTTCGCGGACCTGTGCTATTTTCTCGCGTCACCGTACTCGATTCCCATCATGGCCGATGCATTACCGAACCTGCTGACGTGGTAACCTTGTCCACTCGTCTCTAACTGTCCCGTACGTTTGCGATCGGTGTTTACACATGTTATATGTCGCATTTTTAAATCTACACCCATTCATCGTTGTATGATTCTACTCGTGATatcattcatattcccatatttcgTTTTACCCTATCTCATTGCGCGTTCTTTATTCTGGGTGCGtgtaaaaaattactcgattgcaCAATGCCCCAGAGCTATTCTGTTCTACGTACGCTGCCCCCTCGATATCACAGCGAGTTGTGTACAGTTATGCGAGACATCTAGATAGAATTCCTCTAGAAACCGCGAATGCTCAGACATGCTCTCTTCGATGCGTGTACgtctgagagagagagagggagagagagagagagatagagagggaGAGTCGTATAGGGTATACGtatgacagagaaagagagcgagagagagagagaaagagacgtgTTGAACCTTAAGAGAATCGGCGCCATTACGACATGCGCGTCTTGCAAAAGCGTTCAGCAACGGTACGTCGGCGAGGCTGACCGGTCAGTCGCACACGCCATTCCGTGAAAGTCGAAAAACGCATCCGCGGTGCGTTCGTTTATGCGTGTCGCCTTTCGGTAGTTTTTTCTATTAAGTCGTGCAACCACCCGCAACGACTTGCTGGCGCGGAGTAATCGTCCGTTCGACACAGCACCCTCCTCGGTGCGTCGAAAGGAGGAGAGGTGCACGGGTAACCTAACCTCTCTCTTTCATTCTCTCTCCCTCGTTTTCTGTTCCTTCCCTACCACGGGTAGATCAAGGGCGAGAGTCATCGGTGTGTCCCACTTCGTCTGCCACGATGTCTGCTTCGTATGTTCTCtcccgatatttcgcgttccCCTCCCCGGGGAGTTCCGAGTATGTCGAGGTTCGTCTCCCTTCTTTCTTGACATGCCCCTACCCTTTCGAGCTTACGGTACACGCTTACGCACCTACACATCGAGCTATCGTTCCTTCCCGTCCTATTCTCGCGGTATTTCGTGTGTTagtgcgagagaaagagagcgagtcTCGGGGTCTATTTCGCGGTGGGTTCCCGTTTTCCCACCTATGGGTTCCCCCCTACCCTCGTCGAGCTCCTACCCCCTACCCCCGTGGGGACACCATCATGGTGGAGTGGGGTGCAATCCTGGGCCACTTCGACGACTATCCTCCCTGCTCCCGGATCCCTTTGAGGTGGGGGAGGGGGTGAAGTGGGGGATCcctcaccccccacccccacatACCAACACATGGTCAAGAGGTCTGAAGCTAAGACTTCGACGGCAGAGATGGCAAGACGATGGCTCGAGCTTAAACTTCGTCACTTTCGCGAATATGCGCTTTACTGGTATACAGAATGGACCGTTTCAGGAACGGGATGAACAAGGGTGGGGGTGAAGAAAGTGCGAGTTGAAATATCAGTACTGTATCTTTAGAATAAATAGAAGGCGATGCGCCGTCGAGGTCAACCTTGATCTTgacgtatttgtatttgtatgatATATGGTAGCAGTCGGCATACGGAGaactatgtatgtatgtgtgtatgttgGGAATTCTGTTTGAAGATGTTTGCTTGGCTTTCGAAACACGTGGAATAAGTTGATTCTCGGAACAATTGTATATGAGTTTTCTAATTACATATAGAATATATTCACACTACTAGATGGCTGTAGCAATCAGTATATAGTAAAATTGAAGTTCTTGCTACTGAGTAAACATTTAACATGCAAAATTCAATCGGTAATtaaagcaaaaaaaaatacacacacacatggaaattgaatttataaataaactatTGTATAGAGCGACATTGTATccttaaattttgtttttacacgtatagcatataaacgTATATGTGATATTGATTTGCAATTTGTTTTTCGTATTTAGCAACATGATCGTGTATAAACATCATGAACTTACTTTACTTCGGAATATGTCCATTGAAGATAGATTAAAGGATTAGAGATTATCTGTGAATTCTATGAAACACGGAATCTGTGTTGAaactgttcgaagttaagaaggTCGATGCACTTCGATAGCAGCACTCATGCGTCAAAGTGAGTGCAACTGTGTAATATGTACATGTGTTTATCTACTGTCATACATGTGTCTATCACTATTTAATACCCTACTTTTTTTTACGATAATCGTAAACACGTTTCGTTTGAGAGcaaatttaataattcaataTAATTTCATGTTAGCAAATCAAGTAGTACTTGAGCAATAtatcaaataaaattttaatttatcattattattattattatttgcttTCCGAATCACTTGTTaagtgtgaaaatttatatgttCGAATAgcggtatatttatttctaaacatttttttctgAGTTCCTAAAATATTATTgcttattaattaataaattcattATACATTTGAAGACATCTTTACGAATTGCTTTTTGTTGGTTTTCAGATTTAATTATCGTGGAAGATGAATTTCACGCCTTTTCCCGGCTTCACGACAGGCTCGCTACCGACGGGCACGGTTCATCAGTTTGCAACCGCTAAATTCGCCCAAAACCTGCCGACTGGGGGTCAGGTAGTTGGCGTTTTATCTGGTGGTGAAGGCGGTGTTCATTATCTGAGGCCGGTCGACCCGAACGGTTTCGCCGTGGCTCAAGGGGGTAATAATCAGCAGCAGCAAATCATCACGCTGCCCATCACTGTACCTGGAAAAGATGGCACCCAGCAGCAGCAAACCGTCCAAATCCAGGTGGTCAACCCCAGTGTATCGCAAAGCGGGAACAGCGGTGATCAGCCAAAGTATCATTTGGCCCCGATTTCTTTGGGACAATTTCCCCAGGGTGCAGCAACAGTTCTCACTGTTGCATACAGTCAACAAGGCGCAGATGGAGTACAGATTCAAGTACAACCACAGAATACTGTGGCGACAACGCAAACGTAAGACCCGTTTTATTTTATatgattttatataattttacgaTGGTTTATGCTAAGCTTTGATGTATGTTGTACCCTGACACTTAGTTTTACTTCAGTATTAACaaattatattctttattttagATCTGATCAGACGACCCAAAGTACATCCACGGCAGTCACTACCACATCTCAGCAAACTATACAGCAAACTGTACAGCTTCCGGGTGCACCCGAAGGTTTAACTGTGGTCGCGCAGATTCCGCAAGATTTAATTTTACGCGAGGGTATGGAAGAATCGAAAGAAGATGTGAAGGAAGGTACAACACCAGTTGCTCTCATAAAAAGGGGTAGCATTAAAAATCAGGGAAATCAAAGCGGAGAGGAATTTATTACCTCTATGCCTGCTAGTTGGCAAAGCCTTGCAACTCCAGGATCAACAGTCGCAGATTATCTCTCCAGGTTGCCTGCTAGTACCTTGCCTATTAGTTTACAACATTTCCTAAAATTTTCGGCAGAGACAATAAAGAGAGAAGCTACTATTGAATCGAGTCCCTTAGGAGCTGATGGTTTAGACGCGTCTGGAAGTGCGGCATCAGGAGAACAAGCGGTACAGATCACTGTCGCTGGTGGAGAAACGGCAATCATTCCTGATGTTGTTGAAGAACAAGAACCTGGAGCTaagccgaaaagaaaaaagaaatacaagaaaAAACCTCCAAAGCCAAAAAAACCGAAACCTGGTCAAGTAAGCATAGTTACTGCTCTTGATGGTACAACCTTGTTTTGCTGTCCTCAATGTAACATGGCTTACCCCGAGAAAGAACTCTTGGAACAACATCTTATTGGACACAAGATTGAAAGGAGGTTCATCTGTGACATTTGTGGTGCAGGTTTGAAACGTAAAGAACATTTAGAACGACATAAGTTGGGCCACAACCCAGACAGACCCTTTATTTGTTCAGTTTGCATGAAGGGTTTTAAACGGAAAGAACACTTGAACCTTCATTTTGTTATACATTCTGGACAGAAGACAGAAGTTTGTACCGAATGTGGTAAAGCATTTTACCGCAAAGATCATTTAAGAAAACATGCGAGGTCCCATTTGGCTAAACGTATTAAGGAGGATCCGTTGAACACGGCTGATGCTTCCCAAAATTCGCAACAGCAGGCAgatcagcaacagcaacaagcaGAGCAATTGCAACAACAGGCAGACCCACTACAGCAGCAATCATCAGTGTCCGAATTACAACAAATACAGATACAAGTAGGCCAAGGATCTCAGGCACAGATTCATCAGATAGCCGTCAGCGAACAGTCTACAGTCGTTCTTCCTACTGCAGCAGAAACTGGAGCAATGGCTATACTTCATcatcaacagcaacaacaacaacaacagcaacaacagcagcattAGCAGCAGCATACCGCCCCGAATCAACCTGGGCGGTACTTCCGATTTAATCATCAACAGGCTAGAGGTCGTGCAAGGCAAGGTGTTCTTGCCGACTGAATTCTATAATCCCATAGTCAAATTGgtatcgtgtaaaaaaaaaattcgttgatGGTGGTTATCGTTGCCTAGTAGTGGTGTTGCAAAGAAATTGAGATCTTTCTGTATCTTCAAATAAAGATACTTTTACTGACGAGCCGTCGCATTTCAAAGTTTGTACACCATCAGCTTCTTGAGGAAGTCGTAGGCCAGATTAATGTACGATTATAATTATTCTGCAAAACGCACTGAGCTGACTGACGAACGAAGTTCGTACATATGATGTTTCTTTTTTGCGTACACGTTATAGCGTACGTGTAAGAAAAGACGAGTTTACCTActcgtttaattaaaaatgtttttgtCGCTAATCCAGTTCCATGACGCaagttagaaataaataaagaagtttatatatacatatatatatataaatataaaaatatatttttgaaagcgCGAACTGGATTCGCCAGACAGAAGGCAATCGAGTTTTCGGCTGAAGTTAATTTTCTTCAATgatgaataataataagaaaaatacgtAATGTGGAAGGTAATAAGTAATTCACAAAGCAGGGCTGTAAATACAACCAGTTTACCGTGCACAAGAAGGAACAAGACTGTCGTGCAAATATGAAACGAATCTATTTATTCCACTTGTTCTACACGATCGAGACACAGAAAGAGAATGTATCGTTAAACCATTAAATTTGACTAATGTTTGAATGAAATGCTACGTTATATaagataaatgtaaaattttacatttatatccACATATGGATTAGTTAATATTTACTTTCATGAAAGACAAATGTTTTATTGCTTTCATTGAtcataaattaatttgaaagaATAGACTTACGTTTACAGAAATTAAAAAGTGAATTGGATATCAGCGAATCGTTATCATATTACCATACAGTATTCCCTTTCAAGTTGTCACAAGCTTAGAATAGTGCTGAGACAACCTAAGAGGAAAGTAGGCAAAATTTTTATAGCTATTATCTCTTCGGTTCGCTCGACTTTGTATAAATTGGACACAAGCGTTGGAAACAGTGAGACTGAGTGAAAAAGGG includes these proteins:
- the LOC143148771 gene encoding uncharacterized protein LOC143148771; this translates as MTRDNRKRGRNAEEESSEFMPLSKRINNLHINSLSGIPENVTENMDTDWSNRNFLPSPNYSDLSQGSPLYDGCSSSQSSYTTEYKPDLDATENPFYYESNKLLFSLYMERVQRTSDTF
- the LOC143148378 gene encoding LOW QUALITY PROTEIN: uncharacterized protein LOC143148378 (The sequence of the model RefSeq protein was modified relative to this genomic sequence to represent the inferred CDS: substituted 1 base at 1 genomic stop codon) produces the protein MNFTPFPGFTTGSLPTGTVHQFATAKFAQNLPTGGQVVGVLSGGEGGVHYLRPVDPNGFAVAQGGNNQQQQIITLPITVPGKDGTQQQQTVQIQVVNPSVSQSGNSGDQPKYHLAPISLGQFPQGAATVLTVAYSQQGADGVQIQVQPQNTVATTQTSDQTTQSTSTAVTTTSQQTIQQTVQLPGAPEGLTVVAQIPQDLILREGMEESKEDVKEGTTPVALIKRGSIKNQGNQSGEEFITSMPASWQSLATPGSTVADYLSRLPASTLPISLQHFLKFSAETIKREATIESSPLGADGLDASGSAASGEQAVQITVAGGETAIIPDVVEEQEPGAKPKRKKKYKKKPPKPKKPKPGQVSIVTALDGTTLFCCPQCNMAYPEKELLEQHLIGHKIERRFICDICGAGLKRKEHLERHKLGHNPDRPFICSVCMKGFKRKEHLNLHFVIHSGQKTEVCTECGKAFYRKDHLRKHARSHLAKRIKEDPLNTADASQNSQQQADQQQQQAEQLQQQADPLQQQSSVSELQQIQIQVGQGSQAQIHQIAVSEQSTVVLPTAAETGAMAILHHQQQQQQQQQQQQHXQQHTAPNQPGRYFRFNHQQARGRASYYYHNQYNSTIGGSSGGVVFVLLVLLLCCKNLPLRSLSPLGDPPPRKGFDSTAKKHGERDVAVSKYSGVVRARRVRYLRAACRVYANIFVVIADVTGNVPPHPRSLPSDNGTISIVLASCRQNVEGCWLTDELPLPGLSCKLAVDKVLSRFAMNFPPFGGHFPGTIPSIHQFATDGSGGAGGRYANHFPNQPPIGVPVMGKYRPESNGVQSAQSQVMMNNKASYPNSNVHHYPNVPYSQAQPVQQRPSNSPGMQEKRSYHQQATETINQQDVCNLLQDKDKNKDKKGDEQQRNGESTTNGGQQDYTMHQHHQQHAHTQTPATMPATWQSLATPGSTVADYLSHLPASTLPLSLHHFLKYSAESIKKESEMAQTTSVAVATTTTPNIMMSPNNKKKKKKKAPKEKKPRPKPGEIRLTTALDGSTLYCCPECHMAYPERELLEQHLLGHTLERRFVCDICGAGLKRKDHLTRHKQSHNPERPYVCTVCLKAFKRKEQLTLHFVIHSGEKRHVCTECGKGFYRKDHLRKHTRSHIARRVKAELSQNAGTQQNQQQNNVSNMQTTAVTASSVLSGGHPGPLLS